The DNA region GCCCGCTGTGCCACTGCCCCCCTTGGgactggccagggtgctgagcgAGAGGGCGGGCGCCCGCTGCTGTGTGTGCTTGCGGTGTCGCTTGCGCAGCTTTAGTAACAGAACCGTCAGGAAGATGATGATGAGCAGGAAGATGACGCAGCCAGCGCCAACGGCCGCAAACAATGCTACCTTGGAGTTGAAGAAGCTGTCGGGGTCCCCCCTGCTGCCTCCGCTCCCCCCTGAGCCACTCTTCTCTTCCTGGTTCACAGTCTCTGAGGAAGGGGGACCGAAGGTAGGGGTGGTCAAGGACACGCGGCAGATTTTCGGCTGGGTCCCACCCTGCCTTTCTTCAGAGACAGGCCCTGACAGGGCAGAGACCCCTCCACTCACCATGCTTGCCGTCAGAGTCACCCAAGGAGCCCCGGCCGCCAGGGGCCTGCGTAGCCATCTTGATAGTGTTGTCTGCTTCCTTGCTGGGCCGGCTAGTAGTCAGCTGCTCAGGCGTCACAGCATTGGGGTCTAGGGGTGGAGAGAGGACAGGTGAGGGGAAGCGACCCCACCAGACTGGGGGCCTCAATCATCTGGGGTGGGCCAAGTATGGCGTATAGACCAGACCTCAGCTACCCAAATTAtactgccccttcccctcctctcaacacCCACTGGGGACATTTATTGCAGAGGCCTCGCTGGGGGCCCTCACGCTGGGCACTCACCTTGTCCGACCTTCATGATGATCTTCATGGTGCGTGTGCGGCACACACCACCCTCCCGGTTCTCCAGTCCCTCCAGGCTCCCATTGGATGTAGCTGTGCAGCAAAAGGCCAGCACCATGAGGGGGAGAGACAGGCCTGTCCTCATGACCCAGAAACCCGAGTGTTGCCCCAGTGCCCGTTGTTGGGACAGACCTGGGAGGCAAGGAGTGGCAGGCAGCCCCCACCTACCCGAGACCCTTTCgacttctcccctcccacagaaACAGCGTGGCCAGCCCTGCCCAGTCCGGCCAGGAACCAGCCTCTCCCCAGGGGCTGCTGTACATGACTGGGCCCTGGCCCTTCTTTCTCAGTGCACCTAAGGTGTGTGTTCTCAATGGACAATGTTGCTCAGAGGCAAAGCAATCAGAACTGGCATCCTGAGGGAGGCTTCTTCACAGACTGGAAGGACTCCGGATTAGGGGTCCAGAGAACTGGGTTGGGGTCCCAATCCTCTCCCTAACTCTGTGTGCAATCTAGGCACGAAGGCCCTTCCTCTGCTGGGGTGGCACTTTCCCATGAAGAGAAAGGCCGAACAGCTGGCTGATCCCAAAGGGCTCTGCCAACTCTGCCATTCCCAAGATTAGATCCTAGGTGGGCAAAGCAAAGGAGAGAAAGCACTACAAATGGGAGTCCTCTCCCACTCAACTCCTCCAGCCAAGACAAGCTGGCAGAGGGCCCTTGGTTAACACTGGTGCCAGAATCCCAAGGCCAGGCAGGGAGGAGAGCCTGCCAGTCTCCAAAGTGGACCAGATCAGGCAGGGCCTTGACCGTGTGCAGTCTCACTGCACTCCTCAGGGGCCACCACGCTACAGGACAGGAGAGACCCACACGATGGGCAGGACTCACAGGTAATGTAGTAATCATGGTGCTTCTTGAACTCCAGGCCCATGTAGTTGGGACTGAACTCCTGGAACTTGATGGTGAAGCGGATTTCCTGCTCTGGCCGATTGCAGGTGACGAGCACGTTGGGGTCAAGCACAGTGCTGCAGGCGGCGGCCTGCTCGGGCCGAACCAGGTACAACTTATAGTACTCGTAGGGCCGCCCTGCTTCTGCTCGAGGACAGATGATGTCCAGCTTGTCTCCAATCTTTGGGTAGATCACCAGGCCCTTCCCACTCAGGAACCTgccgagaagggaagagaggggtcAGCCTCAGGGTTGGGGTTTGCAGGCCACCTCCTGAGCCAGGAAAGCAGACCGTGAGGGCCTGGCTGGGCCTCCTGAGTGGAGATGGCAAGAACAGGAATTctgtctttcctccttccttgagcaaggaaaggggtggggagagagaaccACACTAGCAGCAGGGTGTGGAAGGGGTGGCCCATGGGCAAGGCTGCCAGGCTTTGACTGCTCGACAGGGTGGGGCACTACCTAGCTGGGGGAGCCCTTTGTCCTAATGTGGCATTTCCGCAGGGGGTTGACGTGTCTGATGGGCTGGGTACCAAGGTATCAGCCCTGGGCTCCCTGGAGGTGGCAGCCCGAtcctcctcccaccaccatcACACTCACATTCCTTCGCAGCCACTGTTGCCACCAGCTCTGTACACGTGTGCAAATGCGCGTGTGCATGCacagaacacagacacacacacacaagcccacACATGCCTTAGCCGCCACCCCCACAGCTCCCAGCCAATGGCTAGGGAGGCTCAGGCTGCCTGGAATCCTTACCTTCTCCCCCAGCCTTGTTAATCTTGGACATGATGGGGAGACAGGAATGCACATCTCCTGGAGCCCAGGGGTAATGGGCACAGTCTCTAGGCAGGTGCAGCTGCACACAGATCTCCCGAGTCCCCACTGCCCACCAGTGTCCTACCTCGACATATCTGACCCCCAATGATCAAGAGCCTGAACCTCAAAGCTTGAGCAGTGTCACTCctaagaacagagggaggagaagggaccaAAGCAGAGACAATAGATCATATAACAGAGGGCCCCGGGAGCCTCCCTCATCTATGTGCTAATTCCCCCGCCTCCACACTGCCTGTGCTCCGGATCCTGAGAGGAGATGGACAAATGCCATCTGAGGCAGGTTTGTCTTCTACACCAGAAGGCCTGGCACTGGGGAATCGCAGGTGGAGGACAGCTGCCCGGGTCCATCTATTCACATCGCTCTCTCCCAGCCTCCACACATAGTGAAAAACTGGTGCTCCCTTGGCCACATCGGAGCCTGGGCAGGCTGGAACTGGGAGCTAGGCAGTACTATGTTGGGGAAGGACAGACTTCGGACTTCGGAATCAGGCAGACAGGGCCCTGACTAGTGCTCTAACCTTGGATGTGCTGCCTGTCCTCCCTGAGCTTGTTTCCTCCCTCGTGACCTGGGGGTGGGAAGAGCCCTCCTCCCTTGGGGTGTAGAGGACAGACACAGCGGCATGTGCAGAgcacctagcacacagtaggcattcaCCACGTTTGACTTCAAGAGGCAGGCAGCCAGCTACCGACACCAAGTACATAGGAGCCCGGTCTTGTTTcttgggttgggggtggggataaGAATAAGAGATGTGGCCCCATCCTCAAGGCCTCTACTGTCTGGTGTCGGTCAGAAAAGTAAATGACCCACGCTCCAGCAGTACACAGTGCCAGGCTATCTGTAGGTCATGTCTGAGGAGGGTAGTTCAAACAGCAAGGGCTGCAGGCCATGAGTGGAAGCACAGCTCATGTGAGGGCATGCTCAGAAATGGCTCAGCTAGGGCCAAACTGAAAGGCTTCGAGGCTCACAACCCACCCTGTGGGCTTCATCTCACTAGGGACaggctttcttttatttcctttttctttttttaagattttatttattcattttagagaagagggggggagaaggggggaggagcaggaagcatcaactcctatatgtgccttgaccaggcaagcccagggtttcaaaccagcgacctcagcatttccaagtcgacgctttatccactgcgccaccacaggtcaggcttggggaCAGACTTTCTAGGAGGAAGGACAATGAAGGGCTGAAGGCAGTACTTCAAGAGAATGAAGCTGCCAGTGGAACAGCATGGTTCCGCTTCCTAAGGGAATGTTCCACAGTGGGGACTGCATGGTTTGAGGGCCAACTGGGAGCTCAGTGTCCTCACCCAAGGGACAGAAATGACAGCCAAGGAGGTGAGTAGATGAAGACCAAGTAGATGaagaaaaaggcctgacctgtggtggcgcagtggataaagcgtcgacctggaaatgctgaggtcaccggttcgaaaccctgggcttgcctggtcaaggcacatatgggagttgatgcttccagctcctccccccttctctctctctgtctctctctcctctctctccctctctgtctttctttctccccctctctctcctctctctgtctctctctctccccctctctgtcctctctaaaaatgaataaataaaaattaataaattaattaataaatttaaaaaaaaagaatgtgaagaaaggCAGGCCTCTCTTCATATCGAGTGAGGCTCCACCAAGCTAGGGTCTGTCATCTATCTTGCTGTGCAGGACAGTAAAAGCCACAGTGAAGTCTCTCACTTGGTACCTAACCTTACTGCACCCCTGAGGGCCAGAAAGGAAGCTGGCAGGGGATGGGGGCACACATAAACATTTAAGAGGGAACGCCCTCACCCCATGTAccataaaaagctaagaagttTCACCAAAGCCTCTATAATTCATTCTCAAGGTATTTTCCACTCTCCAATGCTCCCACTGGTTCCATCCAGACAACAGGATTAGACAACTTCTAACACTTCAGAGCCAGAAGGAAGCTTCGAGACCCACTGAGTCCAGGCTCCGCATGTGAAGGTATGAGTGACCAGATGAACTTTTCCATTGAAGGAAGGTACTCAGAGCCCACTTGAGGAGACTAAACTCACCCAGGACATTAACCTTTAGGGCATCTAAGAAAACCTCGTACAGCTGCACCTCAACAAGACCCTATCTGGAGGTGGCAGCAGGTATGTTGAGGACATGAAAGCGGGTACACCCCAGCTCAGCTTTCTAACCACCTGACCCTGGCTTACTCACCTGGATGTCCTGACTTCCCTGAGCACAGTCTCGCAACACCAACCAGGATCTGGAGCCCTGGAATTGGAACACGGGGCTTCCAGCTCCTCA from Saccopteryx leptura isolate mSacLep1 chromosome X, mSacLep1_pri_phased_curated, whole genome shotgun sequence includes:
- the EFNB1 gene encoding ephrin-B1, coding for MARPGQRWLGKWLVAMVVLALCRLATPLAKNLEPVSWSSLNPKFLSGKGLVIYPKIGDKLDIICPRAEAGRPYEYYKLYLVRPEQAAACSTVLDPNVLVTCNRPEQEIRFTIKFQEFSPNYMGLEFKKHHDYYITSTSNGSLEGLENREGGVCRTRTMKIIMKVGQDPNAVTPEQLTTSRPSKEADNTIKMATQAPGGRGSLGDSDGKHETVNQEEKSGSGGSGGSRGDPDSFFNSKVALFAAVGAGCVIFLLIIIFLTVLLLKLRKRHRKHTQQRAPALSLSTLASPKGGSGTAGTEPSDIIIPLRTTENNYCPHYEKVSGDYGHPVYIVQEMPPQSPANIYYKV